GGAGAACTGATGACCGCTGCCCTGACCACTGCCGTACCCGATCTCGCGGCGTTGCAGCGCCGCGCCGCTGAGCGTGCGGCGGAGCGGGCCGGCGGCAACGACCGCCTCCGTGGACACATCGTCTGTGACGGCCTGGTCCGCATCTTCAAGACCGAGGGCGTCGAGGTGGTGGCGCTTCAGGGGCTGGACCTGGTGATCGACCGTGGCGAGCTGATCGCCATCGTCGGCGCCTCCGGCTCCGGCAAGTCCACCGTGTTGAACATCCTCTCCGGGTTGGACGTGCCGACCGCGGGCATTGCCCGGGTGGCCGGTTTCGACCTGCTGACCATGTCCGCGAAGCAGCGGCTGCGCTACCGCCGCAGCACGGTCGGTTTTGTCTGGCAGCAGACCGGACGGAACCTGCTGCCGTACCTGACCGCGCGGGAGAACGTGGAGCTGCCGATGCGGCTGGCCCGGCGTACGTCGGCGCGGGCGGCGCGGAAGCGGGCGTCGGAGCTGCTGGAGATGGCCGGGGTCGGCTACTGCGCGGACCGGCGGCCGGGCCAGATGAGCGGCGGTGAACAGCAGCGGTGCGCGGTGGCGGTGGCTGTCGCGAACGATCCCGAGGTGCTCTTCGCCGACGAGCCCACCGGCGAGTTGGACGAGGCGACGGCGGCTGACGTCTTCGAGGCGCTGCGTGCGATCAACGCCGAGTTGGGCGTCACGGTGGTGGTGGTGACGCACGACCACAACGTGGCGACCCAGGTCCGCCGGACGGTCGCGATCCGTGACGGGCGGACCGCGTCGGAGGTACGGCGGTCGGCCCGGATCGGCGAGGACGGGCTGGAGGAGTTGGTGACCGAGGAGTACGCGGTGCTGGACCGGGCCGGCC
The Micromonospora pisi DNA segment above includes these coding regions:
- a CDS encoding ABC transporter ATP-binding protein, with product MTAALTTAVPDLAALQRRAAERAAERAGGNDRLRGHIVCDGLVRIFKTEGVEVVALQGLDLVIDRGELIAIVGASGSGKSTVLNILSGLDVPTAGIARVAGFDLLTMSAKQRLRYRRSTVGFVWQQTGRNLLPYLTARENVELPMRLARRTSARAARKRASELLEMAGVGYCADRRPGQMSGGEQQRCAVAVAVANDPEVLFADEPTGELDEATAADVFEALRAINAELGVTVVVVTHDHNVATQVRRTVAIRDGRTASEVRRSARIGEDGLEELVTEEYAVLDRAGRMQLPAAFVDALALRDRVKLNLELDHVEVRSGDEPQREQL